The stretch of DNA TTTTGAAGGTGTCTGGCCCAACGCGCCGATACTCAATGAAGCCGAGAGAACGCCAAAATCGCTCTGCCGCTTCATTCGCTTCCAGCACGGCCAACCGAATCTCTGTGGCACCTCTCGCAGCGGCCCAGCTTTCGACCGTCGAGTAAATTGAGCGTCCGACGCCACGACCACGCTGTCGAGCCGCTACCGTGAATCCGTGTCCCGATAATGTACAGGGGCCAGTCAGTCTGGAAAGGCGGGATGATAGTTATGCATCACGCTAACGCATCCTCCTCAGCATCAGCATCGAGCATTCGGCCCATCGCGTAGTAATCGCCAATAACGCCTGATTCTTTATTGGCTGCCACAACATCTCCGCACACGGTATAGCCAAGCCGTTCATAAAATGCGAACGCCCGGTCGTTGCGAACAGCGACGTGGAAGATCAGGAAGAGCAAGCCACGGCGACGTACCCATTCCTCGGCGGACTTCACCAGGCTTGCTCCAAGCCCACGTCCCTGCCACCGTGTCCGGATAGCCAGATTAAAAGAGGCAAATTCTGCAGCGCCTTCGATGCACACGCTCCGTACATCTATGTAGCCGACGAGGTCGCCTATGCGTTGCAGGACGAAGATGCCTCGCTCGCCGGCTACGGCGGCGTTTAGTTCGGCAGTTGT from Sphingobium sp. WTD-1 encodes:
- a CDS encoding GNAT family N-acetyltransferase encodes the protein MTQVIYARPLPPARSIAQVGGKQSWSELRPANLDDAKALVRLKIALAREAEHMIFDVRDRGELLRRTTAELNAAVAGERGIFVLQRIGDLVGYIDVRSVCIEGAAEFASFNLAIRTRWQGRGLGASLVKSAEEWVRRRGLLFLIFHVAVRNDRAFAFYERLGYTVCGDVVAANKESGVIGDYYAMGRMLDADAEEDALA
- a CDS encoding GNAT family N-acetyltransferase, encoding MTGPCTLSGHGFTVAARQRGRGVGRSIYSTVESWAAARGATEIRLAVLEANEAAERFWRSLGFIEYRRVGPDTFKMRSHRRIELSRRLSGATVEGSNK